A part of Candidatus Eisenbacteria bacterium genomic DNA contains:
- a CDS encoding VOC family protein, whose translation MPRVIHFEIFADRPERVIKFYKEVFGWKIAKWKGPVEYWLVTTGEKSKPGIDGGIMKRSKKSEATINTVDVPSVDKFIARIKKKGGEVVSPKMAIPDVGYMAYCKDTEGNVFGIMHDDPRAK comes from the coding sequence ATGCCGCGTGTGATTCATTTCGAAATCTTTGCTGATAGACCGGAACGTGTAATAAAGTTCTACAAAGAGGTTTTTGGCTGGAAAATAGCGAAATGGAAGGGCCCCGTGGAATACTGGCTCGTGACAACCGGGGAAAAGAGTAAGCCGGGCATAGACGGCGGCATAATGAAGCGTTCAAAGAAATCAGAGGCCACGATAAACACAGTCGATGTTCCATCAGTGGACAAATTCATAGCAAGAATCAAGAAAAAGGGCGGCGAAGTCGTTTCGCCGAAGATGGCCATTCCGGACGTTGGCTACATGGCCTACTGCAAGGACACTGAGGGCAACGTGTTCGGCATAATGCACGACGATCCACGAGCAAAATGA